The genomic DNA CACCGCGGGGTCGAGCCCCGCTTCGGCGCCCTCGACGGGGCGCAGTTCCATGTAGGAAGGCACGCGGTGCTTCTCCAGCTGCTTGACGTGGCGGCGGCCCGCGTCGGTCAGTCCCTGCACCAGGATCGCGCCCGGCATGTCCTTGGCGGGCGGCAGGCCCAGCAGCGAGAGGAAGGTGGGGCAGACGTCGAGCAGTTCGATGCGGTCGACGACCGCGCCGGCCTCGTACAGGGGACTGCGCACCAGGAAGATGCCCCACTCGCTGTGCTCGACCGTCCCGCGGCCGTTCTGCCGGGGGCCGAAGAAGCCGTGGTCCGACAGGATCACGGTCTGGCGGTCGGGGGGGAACCACGACAGCACCTCGCCCACCGCCTCGTCGACCCAGTCGTAGTAGAGGGGCAGGATCTCCCGGAACGCCGCCAGCTCGGCCGGGTCGTTGCGCGGCGACGCCGGGTCGTCCTTCAGGTAATGGTGGAACGAGTGGCTCATCATGTCCGGGCCGCGCAGGTAGAAGAAGAAGAGGTTGAAGTCCGCGACGTCCTTCAGCAGGCGAGCGACGTTCAGGTAGCCCAGGTCGGCGGCCCAGAACTCCCGCAGGTTCCGCAGCTGGCGCGGGTAGGCGGCCTCGAGCGCCGCGACGTCGGCGCCGGGAGGCAGGAACCGCGCCAGGTCCCGCGCCCGCAGCGAGTCGGGGTCGACGCGGCAGGCGACGACGCGCGCGCTCAGCGAATCGGGGAAGACCAGCTTGGCCAGGGGCACGCTGCGCTCGCGGCCGTACGGCAGGTAGTCGCTGACCATGACGCCGTCGATGGGCCGGGCCGGGTACGTGGTCCACATGCCGCTGACGGCCGTGCTCTGGCCCGCGGCGCCGATCATGTCCCAGATCGCCGGGGCGTTCCAGGCGCTCCCGGTGGGCGCCTTGCGGTCGGACTCCCCCAGGAAGGAGGCGACGCCGTGCACCTCGGGCCCGACGCCGGTGCAGATGCTCGCCCACAGCAGCGGCGACTTCTCCAGCGGGACGAAGGTCTTCATGCGTCCGGAAGCGGACTGCGCGCGGAACGCGGCGAGGCGGGGCAGGCGGCCCTCGGCGATCATGGGGTCGAGCAGGCTCCAGTCGGCGGAGTCGATCCCGATGACCAGCAGCTCGGGCGGTGAGGCGGGCGCGACGCGGCCGCCCCCGTCACGGCCGCAACCGGACGGCAGCGCGCAGGCGTACAGGAGCAAAAGCGTCAGGAACGAGTAGCGCAGGCCTCTCATCTCGGCATCCTTCTCCCGCCGGGTCCTTGGCAACGACCGCAGACGCCATGGTACCCCGCTTCGACGGGCGGGACA from bacterium includes the following:
- a CDS encoding alkaline phosphatase family protein: MRGLRYSFLTLLLLYACALPSGCGRDGGGRVAPASPPELLVIGIDSADWSLLDPMIAEGRLPRLAAFRAQSASGRMKTFVPLEKSPLLWASICTGVGPEVHGVASFLGESDRKAPTGSAWNAPAIWDMIGAAGQSTAVSGMWTTYPARPIDGVMVSDYLPYGRERSVPLAKLVFPDSLSARVVACRVDPDSLRARDLARFLPPGADVAALEAAYPRQLRNLREFWAADLGYLNVARLLKDVADFNLFFFYLRGPDMMSHSFHHYLKDDPASPRNDPAELAAFREILPLYYDWVDEAVGEVLSWFPPDRQTVILSDHGFFGPRQNGRGTVEHSEWGIFLVRSPLYEAGAVVDRIELLDVCPTFLSLLGLPPAKDMPGAILVQGLTDAGRRHVKQLEKHRVPSYMELRPVEGAEAGLDPAVGEEIRKQLRSLGYIN